CGCAGAGGTCTACGTTATCTCCGCTGACAACGGGGAACCTCAAGAGTGGACTCATGGTCTGTATTGCTTCAGTCAGAGCATACTCTACGGGGCACTTACATGGTCCCCAGACGGCGACAAGCTCGCTGTGATCGGAAACGATGACGTAATTGGCGACCCACGTCAGACATGTCTGTTCGTTGCTGAGAAAGGCGGACAGCCTCAGGCAGTCACTGACGGAGAGTACACACCAGTTCTTCCGATGAGCGAACTCCGCTGGACGCATAACGATCGAATACTGGTAGTCGCTGACCGTCACGGTGAGTCTTACCTGTGTCGTATCAATCCTAATGATTCTGGCATGGACATAGTCTCAGGCGGTGGTGTTCAGTACACAGCAGTCAGTTTCGACTCAACTGCAGAACACGCGGTCGTTGTCGCCTCAAGCTCGCGGTCCTCAGGAGACCTGTATCTCGTGGATACAGGAGGTGGGGACGTGACCCAGCTCACCGATTACAACCGACAGTACTTCACAGAACACCCTCCCGCCATAATGGAGAAATTCACCCTTGAGAGGGGCGGAATGCAGATACAGTCGCGGGTCTCATTTCCCCCAGCATTCGACCCCTCACAGCTTTACCCTCTGATCGTGGATATCCACGGCGGCCCACAGGGCAGATTCTCCGATTCCTTTGATCCGCGACAGGAGGTCCTGGCTACAGCCGGGTACATAGTGCTTGCTGTGAATCCCAGGGGGTCCTCGTCTTATGGACCCGACTTCGCGAGGGCAGTCTTGAGAGACTGGGGCGGTGAGGACTACCTGGACATCATGGCTGCTGTGGATGAACTGTGTGACAGGCCATACGTGGATTCCGAACGGCTGGGAGTCAATGGGTACAGCTACGGCGGGTTCATGTCCAGCTGGACTGTTGGACACACCACACGGTTCAAAGCTGCCGTCGTCGGCGCTCCGTGTATCAATCTGCTCAGCATGTATGGCACATCAGACATTGGAACGAGCTTCGGCGAGACACAATGGGGAGGGACGTCTGTGGAGGGGATCGATAGACTCCTGGAACACTCGCCGTTAACCTATGCACCCAATGTGGAGACTCCTGTTCTCCTTATGCATGGTGAAGAAGACTATCGCTGTCCAATCGAGCAGAGCGAACAATACTTTGTGGCACTCAAGCGGCTGGGCAGAGAGGTAGAGTTCGTACGCTTCCCCGGCTCCGCACACGGCTTCCTTCTTGACGGGCACCCGAGCCTGCGCGAGGGGTATCTAAGTCGTATGCTCGCATGGTTCGATAGACATTTAGGTGAGACTTCTTGAGCAAAGCCCTTAGACGTTCAATGAAAGTCTGTCGATGTGAATCGAACCAGGGACCTTGGCATAGGATCTTACGGCTCGGGGGGTCTGTGGGTGTGCCAGTCGGTGGCTTGCTCGTAGGCGTGGCCTGCTCGGCATAGGAGCTGCTCGGACAGGTGCTTGCCGACTAGCTGAAGGCTCAGGGGCAGTCCGTCTGAGCTGAAGCCGCACGGAACTGAGATCGTCGGGGCGCCGTTGTAGTCGTATGGCACCGTGAACCTCTGAAATGCCGAACCGCGCCGGGTGTCCATCTCGCCGTAGAGCATCTCGGGAGTGACCGGGTACGCTGGGCCGATGGTCGAGGGGCACGCCATCAGGTCGATGTCCTTGAACGCCTCCCTGATGAGGCCGTTGCACTCGGCGCGCATGTTGTTCGCCTCGGCGTAGTCGGCTCCGGCCTTGGCCGCACCCATGTCGAGCCATCCCCTGAACCACGGGCCGTAGTCGTCGCGGCGGTCAGGGTAGTTCTCGCGGTGGGCTGCGACGGCCTCGGCGGAGCACAGCACCGGCCACGCGGGGAGATACCTGTCGACGTCGGGCATCTCGATCTCGACGATCTCCGCTCCGAGTTCGCTGAGAACTTCTATGCCGTTGAGCACGGCTGCGGTCAGCTCTGGGTCGACCTGGTCCGAGATGTGGCTGAGGTCGTAGCCAATCCTGACGCCCTCGATGCCATCGGCTATTCCGTCCATGTAGTCCGGGACAGGATCGGAGAGCGAGGTTGGATCGTTGGGATCGTAGCCAGCGATGGCCTGGAGCATTACTGCTGAGTCAGCGACGCTACGAGTCATCGGGCCGACGTGGTCCAGCGACTCGGCGAGTGCCAGCACTCCGTAGCGGCTCACCCTGCCCCACGTCGGCTTGATGCCGACGATGCCGCACGCTGCGGCCGGGAAGCGGATGGAGCCGCCGGTGTCGCTGCCGAGAGAGCCATAGCACAGTCCGGCTGCTGTCGCCGCGCCGGAGCCGCTCGACGATGAGCCGGTCCAGCGGTCGTTGTTCCACGGGTTGAGGGGGATCTGAAGTGCTGGATTGTAGCCGCCCATCGCGCCTTCGGTCAGGTTGAGCTTGCCAAGCAGCACGGCTCCGGCGGCCTCGAGCTTGGCCACGACGGTCGAGTCGAACGATGGAACGAGATCGGCGTTTACCTTCGAGCCACCCATCGTGCGGACGCCCGTGGTGAAACACAGGTCTTTTACAGCGATGGGAACTCCGTGGAGTGGGCCCTTGTACTCGCCTGCAGCGATCTCCTCCTCGGCACGCCGAGCACTGCCGATGGCGTGGTCTGCCATCACGGTCGCGTAGCTCTTCAGGTGGCCGTCCAGGTTGTCGATGCGGTCGAGCTGTGCCTGGGTGGCATCGACGGGCGAGAGGTCGCCTGATCTGATGCGATCGGCCAGTTCGGTGATTGTCAGATAGTGAAGTGGAGTTTCAGGCATTGGTTACTGCCCCCAACCTAGCGTCCGGTTCCAAGTGGTACTTACTGTTCAATTTATGACTGCATAAATGGCAGGGAAAGTGGTTTCACCCTCACCCCAACCCTCTCCCTGAGGGAGAGGGGGTAGGTAAACTGACAATTCGTTCGTTCCCGGATCAAGTCCGGGACGGGCTCTGAGCTTGTCGAAGGACACCCCTATCCCCTGGATTCCGGGCGGGTACCTACCCCTATAAGCCCTGAGGGAGAGGGGGTAGATAGAGTCCCTTCTCCCATTAAGGGAGATGAGATGTTTACGCTATCCCGCGACCATTGGGTAGACGTGGCGGCTACGCGACAGCTCTCCGGGGAGCTGCGAGCCGGTCCAGGAGTCGCCGCCGTCGGTGCTCTCGTAGAAGTGGCCGTAGCCGGTGACACAGAACACGTTCGACGGCGCGGCGCGGTCGATCGCGATCTGGAACATACGACTCGGAGGCGTGTCGCCGATGTCGAGTCTCTGCCAAGTCTCGCCTATGTCCTGGCTCCTGAACAGCGCACCCGCTTCCTGCGTGCCTGCGGGAGCACCTCCGCCACCTGCGCCTGCGGCGAGGTACAGCGTCTTCGGGTCGTCTGGAGCTACGATCAGCCCGCGGCAGTAGGAGCCGCCAGGGAACATCTCGCCGAATCGAATGTGCTCCCAGTGGGTGCCCCGGTCACGGCTCCTGAACATCGCCACCTGGGCGATGATGAACACGGTGCCGGGCGCAGCTGAGCTGATCTGGACGCCGTGCAGATCGACGGTGTGGTTCTCGGTGTAGAGGCCGTCGGTGATGGAGTCCCAGCTATCACCCCCGTCCCTGCTGGCCAGCAGTCCTCCGACCTCGACAGAGGCGTACATGTCAGACGGGTCTGACGGGTCGGCAGCGATGCCGATGACGCGCTTCGCCAGCGGCTGCATGTAGGTCGTGACGTTGGGATAATTTATGCGGTCGGTGTTCATCTGCGTCCAGGACTCGCCGCCGTCTTCGGTCCTGGAGATCGAGCACGGCTCGTAGCCGGCGTAGATGACGTTGGGATCGTTCGGGTGGAACGCCAGGGACCACACGTCCATGCCGTCGCCGGGAGACTGGAGAGCCTCCCAGTGGTCGCCGCGGTCGCCGCTGCGATAAACACCGTGCTGCGTTCCAGCGTAGATGACAGCGGGATCGTCTGGATGCACGAGGAGCGTCCTGACCTGTGGCTCGTCGGGAAGTCCGTTCGTTATGCTCACCCACTCGTCATCGCCCTCGACGCGCCTGAGCATTCCGCCGTCTGCGATGTTTTCACCTTCGCCCGCCAGTCCAACGTAAACGTGAGTTCGATGCCCGTTTGATGCCATTGTGGTCCTCCTCTTGCCCGCCGCGGCGGGTCCTCTGTCCTCCCATGATGTCGGCAACTACTGTGTTTCAGGGGGTCTTTCCATACTAGATCAACGCTCACCCTACCCTCTCCCTTAGGGAGCTAACAGGGGTAGGGAGACCGACAATTCGTTCGTCCTGAGCTTGTCGAAGGACACCCCTATCCCCTGGATTCCGGCCTCCGCCGGAATAACGATTTGCGAATACCTACCCCTGTCAGCCCTTAGGGAGAGGGGGCCTGTTGGCTGGTACTCATGCCCGTAAGCCCTGAGGGAGAGGGGACTTTTACGCCCAGTGACGTAAGACTAGTCGACCGGGATGGCGACTGAGACTCTTGGTGTGTCGCTGACCGCATGGGTGGTGTGCCCCTGGCCGGTCAGATCGTCGGCCAGCATCACGTTCCCGGCGCCGAAGCGGCGGAGGGTGCCGTCGCCAAGGCCGATCTCAACCTCGCCGGACAGCGTGATGATGAACTGACGTCTCGGTGCAACATGCCAGTCGATGAACTTGCCGGGCTCGTCGTGCCTGAACATGACGCCGGTGGCGTCCTTCAGCTCGCCCCAGGGATACTCACCGACGTCCATATCCAATTCTTCGAAGTGTGATTGACCGTCGTCGCCCGTATAGAGTCGCGTAATCATGGATGTCCTCCGACATTTCGGTTACGACCCCGTATCTGCGTACGGGGTGACGTTCCCTATACTACAACGAGCGACTCCTATTGGGAATCGTGGCGAGGCGGGGGAGCCTGAGTCAGTTTGGTAGGCAGCGTTTTCACCCTCACCCTAACCCTCTCCCTGAGGGAGAGGGGACTCTGAATTCCGCAGGGAGGCACGCCATCAAATTGATACAGCTTCGAGGCGGAGCTACGGAATGGGCACGGATACGGACAGCCTGGGCTCGTCTCCCACTGTCCGCGTGGTGTGACCCTGACCGGTCAGATCGTCGGCAAGCAGCACCGAGCCGGGGCCGAACTGCCGGAGCGTCCCGTCAGCGATGCCGACCTCCATCGCGCCGGACAGCGTAATGACGAACTGCCTGCGAGGCGCGTTGTGCCAGTCGCTGAACGACCCGATCTGCGACCTGTTGAAGATCACGCCGGTGGCGTCCCTAAGCTCGCCCCAGGGAAACGGCCCGCTCTCCATGTCGAGCTCTTCGAAGTGCGACTGTCCATCGTCGCCGGTATAGATTCGTACAATCATGCTTCGCCCCAATGTGTGATGTGGGGGACATGGTACAACAGGGGGCGACGAGGGTGAGTGGGTGCGTCATACGCAGACGGCGAGAAATCCCGAAGTCAGACTGAAATAATGTTCAATCCGCGAAGGCGCGTGAAATGCCTCCGATTGTTAGTGAGCAAGGTAAGGTCATATCGAATCGCAGTAGCGCCAATCAAAATGTCGAAGTCGCCGATGCTGATTCCTTCAGCCCTCAACCTTCCTCGTTCCATCGCGAATAACCGACAGATCTCATCATCCAGGCTCACAACATCGACACCACTGAGGAAGTCCTGCAGTGAGCGTTCGTTACCAGATGGGTTTGTAGAATAAAACACTCCCTGGTAGAGCTCGGCCATGGATACGATGCTCAACCCAAGTCCATGCGGAGCTAGTTGCTCAACGCGTGCAGTAATTGGGGCAACGCCGTGGAGAGCGTGAATCACCCAGTCAGTGTCCAAGAGATATCGCACTTACTCTAGATCCTCGGTTCTGGTCGAGAGCCTGTCAGTCGGTCAGAATAGATATTCCCTAGAAGTTCTTCGGGATCATGGGTGCCCTTCCATGCCCCCATCGCCGACTTGAATCTCGCGGTCAGATCATTGACCGAGAGCATCGGGTCGACGTCGACAGTTATGAGAACCTCGGAGTCTTCTTCGAGATCAAGTCTTTCCAGGGGCTTCAACACGCCACCGGTGAACTTCGCTTTTATGGTCTTGGGCATTTCGTCACCTATCACCAGGGTACAGCCGTTGTCTATGGATATAAGTCCTTATGTCCAGGACATGCTGGCAGCCCGGCCAGGGTTCGAACCTGGGCTAGAGGTTCCAAAGACCTCTGTGCTACCACTACACCACCGGGCTGAGCGGGGGAGACTGTCGAAGATCGAGGATGGGGATTTCGACCGTCGCTGGCGGGCTACGGCAGGTCCATGCGTTGGTCGGACTGGATCAGTCCCATGTCGCAGCCTGCCTGGTAGAGATTGATCGACCAGCCCGCACCAAACACCGTGGGCGTTATGACCCGAGGGTCGTCCGGATTCCACATCCGCTGCCGCACGCGGTCGATCGTCGGAACTCGAAAGTCGAACGGGATGCCGTAGTAGCGTCCGTGCGACTTCCCCTCGCGGTAGGCGTGGACTGCGGTGGCCGCAAAAGCGGCGGCTATGGTGACCTGTACAATCTTGCCGAACATGCTCATGTCTTCCGTTTAGAACTGCGATTAAACTATAGCGCAGTTGCGAGGCGGCTGTCAGCGGACGGTCGAGGGTCTGCTAGAATCCGATCCATTCACGATAACCTGGAGGCGAAAGCTGTGAGTGGACGACTGGCGCTAGTAGGCGGAGACGAGTTCAGAGCAAGCTGTGAGTCGATGGATGTGGCCATACTCGCGGCAACAGGAGTCGCCGCACCTGTCGTGCTGATCGTGCCGACTGCGGCTGCCTTCGAGAACCCGGCACGAGCGGCGGACAATGGAGTTCGACACTTCCGGGCGCTCGGCGCCGACGCCAGACCCCTGATGGTGCTGGACCATGACGACGCGATGGACGCCGGGACCGCGGCGGAGGTCGAGTCCGCCGACGTCGTGTACCTGACCGGCGGCAATCCTGCACACCTGCTCGACACGCTCCGGGACTCGCTGCTGCTGGACGCCATTCAGAGCAGACTGGACAGCGGCGGGACCCTCGCGGGATCGAGCGCCGGAGCGATGGTCATGGGGAGCTGGATGAGGTTCAGGGGAGAGTGGACGCGAACGCTCGGGATCGCTGCAGGCATCGCCACGCTTCCCCATCACGATAGGGCGGACCCGGATACGGTAGTCGAAGAGCTGGGTTCTGCACCTGACGACCTGACGGCTGTGTTCGGAGTCGACGGGGCCGCGGGTGCGCTGAGTGGGACGGATGGGTGGACTGCGCTGGGGGATGGACGTGTGACTGTCTACGAGGGTGGCGGCTGGAGGCGGTACGAGGACGGTGAGAGTTTTAGTATCGATGCCTTGTGATGGGAGTCGGCCTATTCACCCTCACCCCAACCCTCTCCCATCAA
The Dehalococcoidia bacterium genome window above contains:
- a CDS encoding S9 family peptidase → MQMPISPSHIYELTTVSHPSLSPDGSRLVFTKSTVDREQIETRSQTMMMSLPDGEPIPFTHGDQDIAPRFAPDGSTIAFIRTEADGSKQLRLIAVSGGESRQLTDVSRGVEEYSWSPDSRYLAFTSDVDPNRPPDDHDHSKRPQVRVARRIRYRSDPMGWRGDAFRQLFVVDVQTGATRQITDGEGEVFAPEWSPDGANLAFISDRSSDRDNSWNAEVYVISADNGEPQEWTHGLYCFSQSILYGALTWSPDGDKLAVIGNDDVIGDPRQTCLFVAEKGGQPQAVTDGEYTPVLPMSELRWTHNDRILVVADRHGESYLCRINPNDSGMDIVSGGGVQYTAVSFDSTAEHAVVVASSSRSSGDLYLVDTGGGDVTQLTDYNRQYFTEHPPAIMEKFTLERGGMQIQSRVSFPPAFDPSQLYPLIVDIHGGPQGRFSDSFDPRQEVLATAGYIVLAVNPRGSSSYGPDFARAVLRDWGGEDYLDIMAAVDELCDRPYVDSERLGVNGYSYGGFMSSWTVGHTTRFKAAVVGAPCINLLSMYGTSDIGTSFGETQWGGTSVEGIDRLLEHSPLTYAPNVETPVLLMHGEEDYRCPIEQSEQYFVALKRLGREVEFVRFPGSAHGFLLDGHPSLREGYLSRMLAWFDRHLGETS
- a CDS encoding amidase: MPETPLHYLTITELADRIRSGDLSPVDATQAQLDRIDNLDGHLKSYATVMADHAIGSARRAEEEIAAGEYKGPLHGVPIAVKDLCFTTGVRTMGGSKVNADLVPSFDSTVVAKLEAAGAVLLGKLNLTEGAMGGYNPALQIPLNPWNNDRWTGSSSSGSGAATAAGLCYGSLGSDTGGSIRFPAAACGIVGIKPTWGRVSRYGVLALAESLDHVGPMTRSVADSAVMLQAIAGYDPNDPTSLSDPVPDYMDGIADGIEGVRIGYDLSHISDQVDPELTAAVLNGIEVLSELGAEIVEIEMPDVDRYLPAWPVLCSAEAVAAHRENYPDRRDDYGPWFRGWLDMGAAKAGADYAEANNMRAECNGLIREAFKDIDLMACPSTIGPAYPVTPEMLYGEMDTRRGSAFQRFTVPYDYNGAPTISVPCGFSSDGLPLSLQLVGKHLSEQLLCRAGHAYEQATDWHTHRPPEP
- a CDS encoding type II toxin-antitoxin system VapC family toxin; translation: MDTDWVIHALHGVAPITARVEQLAPHGLGLSIVSMAELYQGVFYSTNPSGNERSLQDFLSGVDVVSLDDEICRLFAMERGRLRAEGISIGDFDILIGATAIRYDLTLLTNNRRHFTRLRGLNIISV
- a CDS encoding antitoxin family protein; translation: MPKTIKAKFTGGVLKPLERLDLEEDSEVLITVDVDPMLSVNDLTARFKSAMGAWKGTHDPEELLGNIYSDRLTGSRPEPRI
- a CDS encoding Type 1 glutamine amidotransferase-like domain-containing protein, which encodes MSGRLALVGGDEFRASCESMDVAILAATGVAAPVVLIVPTAAAFENPARAADNGVRHFRALGADARPLMVLDHDDAMDAGTAAEVESADVVYLTGGNPAHLLDTLRDSLLLDAIQSRLDSGGTLAGSSAGAMVMGSWMRFRGEWTRTLGIAAGIATLPHHDRADPDTVVEELGSAPDDLTAVFGVDGAAGALSGTDGWTALGDGRVTVYEGGGWRRYEDGESFSIDAL